A stretch of DNA from Acidobacteriota bacterium:
ATCCCGCGCTGGTGCTCGTCGAGGTGGCGATGAACGCGTGGCTGGTCGTGATGAATCGGGACGCGCTGCCGGCGGTGCGCAAACGGGTGCTTCCGCTCGTCGCAGGCGCGACGCCGGGCATCCTGGCCGGAACACTGATCGTGGCGCGCCTGAACCCGGCGTGGCTGAAGCTCGCGACGTTCGTGACCCTGCTGCCGCTGATCCTCGCGCAGGCCGCCGGCATCCGGCGGCCGTTCCGGTCCGAGCGTGCCGTCGGGTTCGGCCTCGGCGGGGGAGTCGGCGTGCTCTACGCCGTCACCACTGTCTCGGGGCCGCCCCTCGCGCTGTTGCTGAACAACCAGGGGCTGACGAAGCACGAGTTTCGCGCCGCGCTCGGCCTCATCCGCCTGGCGCTCTCGGCGACGGCGCTGCTCGCCTATGCGTCCACGGGCCTGTTTACCGCCGGCAGCGCGCGGCTGCTCCCGGCGATGCTGCCCGCGCTCGCCATCGGCGTGCCGATCGGCGGCTGGATCGTGCGCCGCGTCAACCCGGAGACGTTCAGGCGGATTTGCATGAGCTTCGACGCGTGGATCGTGGCGTTCGCGATCTCCATGCTGGCCCGCGCGCTGCGCCTGCTCGATCCCGGCGCCGCCTACGGCATCTTCGCGGCGGTCGTCGTCATTGACGCGGTGCTGCTGTACCGGTTCTTCTCGGGGGCGCGGAGCGGCTCTCCATCGTTCGCGCGCGTCGCGGCGGCGGAGGAATGACCGTGCACACGACCCTGGGCCATCTGCGCGCGCTGGAGGCGGAGAGCATCCACATTCTGCGCGAGACCGTCGCGGAGTTCGAGCGGCCGGTGATGCTCTATTCAATCGGCAAGGACTCTTCGGTCCTGCTGCGGCTCGCACAGAAGGCGTTCCATCCCGCGCCGATCCCGTTTCCGCTGCTTCACGTCGACACGACGTACAAGTTCCGCGAGATGATCGCGTTCCGCGACTGGTACGCCCGGGAGGTTGGTGCGCGGTTGCTCGTCCACACCAACGCCGGCGCGATCGCCGACGGCACCCAGCCGTACGCCGTCGGGACGCAACGCTGCTGCGCCCTGCTGAAGACGCGCGCGCTGCTGGACGCCCTGCGGGCGGGCGGCTTCGACGCGGCGATCGGCGGCGCGCGGCGCGATGAGGAACGGTCGCGCGCGAAGGAACGGATCTTCTCGGTCCGCGACGCGGACGGGCAGTGGGATCCCCGCCGCCAGCGCCCGGAGCTCTGGCGCCTCCTGAACGGGCGGCTCCGTCCCGGCGAGAGCATCCGCGTCTTCCCGCTTTCGAACTGGACGGAGCTCGACGTCTGGCACTACATCGACGCCGAGCGCATTCCCGTCGTCCCGCTCTATTTCGCCAGGGAGCGCGAGGTGATCGTCCGGGGCAGCGGCCTGATCCTCGCCGAGCAGCCGTTCGTGCCGCTGCGGCCGGGCGAGCGCGCCGAGCGCGTGCTGTGCCGCATGCGCTCGCTCGGCTGCTCGCCGTGCACCGGCGCAATCCGTTCGGCGGCCGACACCGTGCCGAGGATCATCGAAGAGCTGATTGCCACGCGCGTCTCGGAGCGGCAGCTGCGCATCATCGATCACGACCAGGACGGCTCGATGGAGCTCAAGAAACGCGAGGGTTACTTCTGATGAGCGACCTCCTCCGCCTCTGCACCGCCGGGAGCGTCGACGATGGGAAGAGCACGCTCGTCGGGCGCCTGCTCTACGAGTCGCGCGCCGTCTACGAAGACCAGATCCACGCCGTGTCCCGGGCCACGCGGCAGGGGGGCGCGGACGCGATCGACTTCTCGCTGTTCACCGACGGCCTGCGCGCCGAGCGAGAGCAGGGGATCACGATCGACGTCGCGTACCGGTACTTCGCGACGAGCCGCCGCAAGTTCATCCTGGCAGACACGCCCGGGCACGAGCAGTACACGCGCAACATGGCCACCGGCGCGTCGACGGCCGACCTGGCGATGCTGCTCGTGGACGTGCAGCAGGGCGTGCGCGAGCAGACGCGGCGGCACGCCCGGATCGCACGGCTGCTCGGGATCACGAGCTTCGTGCTGGCTGTGAACAAGATGGACCTGGTCGGGTTCGATCGCGACACGTTCGACGCCGTGTGCCGGGAGTTCGCCGATCTCGCCGGCGATGCCCTCGTCCGCGCCATCCCGCTGAGCGCACTGTGCGGCGACAACGTGATCGCCCGCAGCCAGCGAACCCCGTGGTACGACGGGCCGAGCCTTCTCGAGCACCTGGAGACGGCGGAGATCGCGGCCGATCGGCCGCAGGGCGGGTTCCGATTCCCCGTGCAGATCGTCCTGCGGTCCGACGGCGGCTTCCGCGGCTATGCCGGACAGGTGGTCTCCGGCTCGATCCGTCCTGGCGACGAGGTCACGGTGTGGCCGTCGGGCATCCGGACACGGGTCCGCCGAATCACGACGTGGGACGGGGATGCCGCAGTGGCCTTCGCCCCGATGTCGGTGGCGCTGGAGGTCGATGCCGACGTCGACATCGGTCGCGGCGACCTGCTGTCGACGGGCGCGGTGCACGTGTCGCGGCGGTTCACCGCCGAGGTCGTGTGGATGGACGAGCGGCCGCTCGATCCGCGCCGCCCGTACCTGCTGAAGCACACCTCGCGAACGGTCACGGCCGATGTCGAAGGGCGGCTGGAACTGAACGAGATCGGCAGCGTCACACTGACCACATCCCGACCGCTGGCGTTCGACCCTTATGCCCGGAACCGGGCGACCGGCAGTTTCGTACTCATCGATCCGGCCACAGGCTTCACGTCGGCCGCGGGCATGATCGTTCGCCCGGAGACAGAGCAGGTCGCCCCGACGTTCTCCACGGGAGCGGCGGGCCGGATCGCGCTGGCCGCTCGCGCGGCGCACTCCGACGGCGAGGCGATAGACGCCGTGCGCCGCGCCCTGGAGGAGATCCTCACATGACCAATCCGCAGCGGATCATCGCCGAACAACTGGCTGGCGCGACAGCGCCGTGCGTCACCTCGAGCTTCCAGGCCGATTGCGTCGTGCTGCTGCACATGCTTCTGGAGGTGCGGCCCGGCATCCCGGTGCTGTTCCTGGATACCGTGCACCACTTCGCGGAAACCTACGCCTATCGCGACACGCTCGCGCAGCGGTGGAACCTCAACCTCGTCAACCTCCGGTCCGCCGCTCCCGTGCCGGGACTGTGGCGGCAGAGCACGACCGAGTGCTGCGCGCGCCACAAGGTGGAGCCGCTCTTCGCGGCCCTCGCGTCGTACGACGTCTGGTTCACCGCCCTGCGCCGCGAGCAGTCGCCGAGCCGGTCGCGGCTTGCGGAGACGGAGCCGGTCGAACTGCCCGGCGGCAACATCCTGCGGAAGGTCAGCCCGCTGGCGGCGTGGACCATAACGGAGGTGCGCGCCTACGCGAGCGAGCACGCGATCCCGCTGCTGCCGCTCTACGCGCGTGGCTACACCAGCATCGGCTGCGAGCCGTGCACGTCGCTGCCTCTCGACCCCGGCAACCAGAGGTCGGGGCGCTGGGGAGGCGAGAAGCTGGAATGCGGCATTCATCTGCACGGGCGTCCCGGCCCGCCGCTCGAATCGCGAAGCGATGGAGAGGTCGATGCCTGAGCAGGTGCTGTTCCCCGTGTTTCTGAAACTCGGCGGCCGGCGCGTGCTGCTCGTCGGAGGAGGACCAGTGGCCGCGGGCAAGCTGCGCGGCCTCCTCGAAGCGGGGGCGCGCGTGCGCGTCGTCGCCCCGGACATCGCCGATGAGATCGCCCGCGCCGGTGTGGAGATCGCCCGCAGGCCGTTCGCGCCCGCAGACCTCGATGGCGTGCGCTTTGTCGTCGCGGCGGCGCCGCCCGATGTGAACCGGCTGGTTGCGCGCGCGGCCGACGCGCGCGGCATCTTCGTCAACGCGGTTGACGACGTGGAGAGCGCGAGCGCGTATGCGGGCGCGGTGTTGCGCCGCGCCGGCCTCACCGTGGCGATCTCGACAGACGGCGTCGCGCCCGCCCTCGCCGGGCTGGCGCGCGAGGCGCTCGACGCCTTGCTTCCCGACGACCTCGACGACTGGATGACGGCCGCGCGCACGGCACGACGGCAGTGGCTCGCCGATGGCGTTCCGATGGCGCTGCGGCGCCCCTTGCTGCTGCGGAAGCTGGTGGCGA
This window harbors:
- a CDS encoding sulfite exporter TauE/SafE family protein, giving the protein MPDHAGALLAITLVAAIVNGALGYGFSTIAVPLALLFFTNRVLNPALVLVEVAMNAWLVVMNRDALPAVRKRVLPLVAGATPGILAGTLIVARLNPAWLKLATFVTLLPLILAQAAGIRRPFRSERAVGFGLGGGVGVLYAVTTVSGPPLALLLNNQGLTKHEFRAALGLIRLALSATALLAYASTGLFTAGSARLLPAMLPALAIGVPIGGWIVRRVNPETFRRICMSFDAWIVAFAISMLARALRLLDPGAAYGIFAAVVVIDAVLLYRFFSGARSGSPSFARVAAAEE
- the cysD gene encoding sulfate adenylyltransferase subunit CysD, which encodes MTVHTTLGHLRALEAESIHILRETVAEFERPVMLYSIGKDSSVLLRLAQKAFHPAPIPFPLLHVDTTYKFREMIAFRDWYAREVGARLLVHTNAGAIADGTQPYAVGTQRCCALLKTRALLDALRAGGFDAAIGGARRDEERSRAKERIFSVRDADGQWDPRRQRPELWRLLNGRLRPGESIRVFPLSNWTELDVWHYIDAERIPVVPLYFAREREVIVRGSGLILAEQPFVPLRPGERAERVLCRMRSLGCSPCTGAIRSAADTVPRIIEELIATRVSERQLRIIDHDQDGSMELKKREGYF
- a CDS encoding GTP-binding protein, producing the protein MSDLLRLCTAGSVDDGKSTLVGRLLYESRAVYEDQIHAVSRATRQGGADAIDFSLFTDGLRAEREQGITIDVAYRYFATSRRKFILADTPGHEQYTRNMATGASTADLAMLLVDVQQGVREQTRRHARIARLLGITSFVLAVNKMDLVGFDRDTFDAVCREFADLAGDALVRAIPLSALCGDNVIARSQRTPWYDGPSLLEHLETAEIAADRPQGGFRFPVQIVLRSDGGFRGYAGQVVSGSIRPGDEVTVWPSGIRTRVRRITTWDGDAAVAFAPMSVALEVDADVDIGRGDLLSTGAVHVSRRFTAEVVWMDERPLDPRRPYLLKHTSRTVTADVEGRLELNEIGSVTLTTSRPLAFDPYARNRATGSFVLIDPATGFTSAAGMIVRPETEQVAPTFSTGAAGRIALAARAAHSDGEAIDAVRRALEEILT
- a CDS encoding phosphoadenylyl-sulfate reductase; amino-acid sequence: MTNPQRIIAEQLAGATAPCVTSSFQADCVVLLHMLLEVRPGIPVLFLDTVHHFAETYAYRDTLAQRWNLNLVNLRSAAPVPGLWRQSTTECCARHKVEPLFAALASYDVWFTALRREQSPSRSRLAETEPVELPGGNILRKVSPLAAWTITEVRAYASEHAIPLLPLYARGYTSIGCEPCTSLPLDPGNQRSGRWGGEKLECGIHLHGRPGPPLESRSDGEVDA